The DNA sequence GGCGCGAAAAGCTCCGCCGCCTACTCAAGCACTTGTTCCATCAGGAGGACCTGCGCCTGAAAGCCAGCGGCGCGTCGCGTTTCGAGCGCGGCTCCCGGCGCGATGTCCAGCAGCTTGCCCAATGCCTGCCGCGAACTGAGCTTCGCCTACCGGGGCGTGATCGTGCAGCCGGGCCTGTCCAAAGCGAAGATCGCGCCGGCCGCCCTCGAAGTGCTCGGGGGACCGAAACCTTCCTTCAGGAGACGTTCTCAATGCCGCTTGACGTGATTGCGAGCGGCTGAACCTGCCCGGATGATCCGGCAGTACAACCGGACATGGGAAAGGCTCACGTGAAGCTGGGATGGGTCATAAGCGCATGATAAAATTAAATTTATGAGTGATTCCAAACCGGACATAAAAGCGGACAAAAGTCCGGCCAAAGACACGGTCCCTGCAGATCGGGGCGAGAGCATCGGCCTGATGGAGCCGCTGCTCATCAGCGAGAGCTCGAGGCACCGCAGGGCGCTCACCGACCTTGCCGTCGAACTCGCCGCCCGCTCGGCCGGCTTCCGCCGCAGCCTGCCGCCGGGCGTGCTGACGGCGCTGGCCGATCTCGTACGGGCGATGAACTGCTACTACAGCAACCTCATCGAGGGTCACGACACCCATCCGGTCGATATCGAGCGCGCGCTCAAGAACGATTACAGCGCAAACCCCGAAAAGCGGAACCGCCAGCTCGAAGCCAAAGCCCACATCACGGTCCAGCAATGGATCGATGAAGGCGGGCTTGCCGGGGACGCCACCGCGCCGGATGCCATCCTCGAAATCCACCGCCGCTTTTGCGAGCTGCTGCCCGAAGAGTTGCTCTGGATCACGGTCCCGGACACCGGTGAGAAAATCAAAGTCACGCCCGGCGCACTTCGCCACCGCGATGTGAAGGTCGGCCACCACGTCCCCGTCAGCCCCGGCGCGCTGCCGCGTTTCATGGACCGGTTCGCCGCCGCCTACACCAAGCTGGGCCGCACCGACGCCATCCTCGCCGCAGCGACGGCACACCACCGCCTGCTGTGGATTCACCCGTTCCTTGACGGCAACGGCCGCGTCGCCCGGCTGATGTCCTACGCGATGCTGCTGGACACGCTCGATACCGGCGGCATCTGGTCGATCGCCCGCGGCCTCGCCCGAAACGAAAACGGGTACAGGGAACGACTGATGGCCTGCGATGCCGAGCGCCACAACGATCTCGACGGCAGGGGCCACTTGTCCGAAGAGGCGCTGGCGGAATTCACGAGGTTCTTCCTCACCACCTGCATTGATCAGGTCGATTTCATGGAAAAGCTGGTCCAGCCGGAACGCCTGCGCGATCGCATCCTGATCTGGGCCGAAGAGGAAATCCGCGCCGACACGCTGCCCTCGAACTCAGGCGCAGTGCTCGAAGCCGTTCTCTTTCGGGGAGAACTGCCGCGAGGCGACGTCGCCAAACTGCTGAATGTCGGCGACCGTCAGGCCCGTCGCGTCACCTCGGCCCTGATCGACCATGAAGTGCTGGCCTCCGAGAGCACCCGCGCCCCCCTGCGCCTCGCGTTCCCCGCTAGGCTGGCGGGAAGATGGATGCCAGGGCTTTTCCCGGAGCAAACCGGCTAACGGCAAGAGCTCAAGCTAATTTTCATGGCGCGGGCAGCCACCCCCGATGATGAAAGAGGCGTAGGGCGGAAAAGGCCGAAGGCCGTCATCCGCCATCCGGCGCCCGGGGTGCTGCGGGTGCCTGGGCACTGCGAACGCCGTACGGCGGATGACGCCGCGCTTTTCCGCCCTACGGGTCGCCCGGGACACGAGACAGGCCGTGACTTTCACGTTAAACCCAGGCTGACTCCAGGCGTTCGAGGCGTCGCCAGGCCGGCGCCAGATAGTCCCGCGCCTGAGCGCGCAGGCGCGTGTGCGCCAAGGGCGCGATCTCCTCCCGCAGAACCGCCAGTTCCTCAGCACAGGCCTCGGGGGCGACTGGCGCGGCCTGTTCGACGTGGCGCGCGTACAGCACCAGGATCTCGTATTCGCCGAGCCCGGCGTGATTCGGGGCGATCCGGCAAACGAACGTATCAGACCAACGCGCGGCAAAGAGCCGGCCTTCGACCCTGAGTGGCCACCGGCCACCCGCTCACGAACGCTCCGTTACCGAACTGCTGGGCACGCCCGAAATCCGCCCGTGCCGGCGTCGTTCACACGGGTCGACGCGCAACAAAGGCGGCATCTGCATCTGAAGGGTCTTGGCAGTGCAGCCTAAGCCACCGCAGCCCGCGTCCGGAAAACGCGGGGCGGTTCAGTTCATCAAGCAACAACGAGAGGGTCGATGCCTGACCCGGTGATTCAGGCCTCGGGGAGAATCGCTTGGAACAAACCAGGGTCCACGAGATTCGCGGCAGCGAAACGGTGAGCGGTATCGATGAAACTAGGCGCGTTTCTGGCCAGTTGGCCGAGCAACTGCCGTGCCTCGTCGACGCGCCCCGCCTTGGCCAGCACGGTGGCGTGCAACAGAGCGAGCTCTGGTTCGTCGTGTGGGGTGGAAATCGACCCGTCAAGCAGATCGAGCCCGGCGGCGGCCTGGCCATCGAGTGCCAGCTCAAACGCGCGATACGCGGCGTGATAGCGCACGCTATATCGCGTCATGCGCTCCAGTTCGGTTACGGGATCGGGATGATCGTCGATCCTGAGGTCCACCACGTTGTCGCGCCAGGGCCGACCACTGCGCTCGGCCCGCACCACCAGGAGCGCGGCCGAACGCTGACCGCGGACATCGCCACCCAGTGATTGCGCGGCTTTCAATGCCTCGACCAAACGTAGCGCCAGGCTGCCCGTGGAGCTCTCGAATACCTCGACCATGCGCGTCCAAATGGCGCGATCCGCAAGCATGTTTCCAAGCGCCACGCAATGGTCGCTCACATGGTGCCCGGCCTCTGCGACGCAGGAATCACCGGTATAGCCTGCCAGCGCGCCGTTGCAGTCGATCATCGCGACCTGACGGCGTTCGGGCGAGGGGTCGATCGATCGCAACGCATCCAGGGCTTCCGGCGCGGTGAGGCCGCTACGCATCAGATCGAGCCCCAGCTCTCCATACATGGGCTCGCCAATCGATTGTGTGGCGATCACGCCGGCACCGGGCATTGCCCACGGCACGCTGCTTCCCACCGCAAACGCCTGACTTTGCGTGGCCACGCCCATTTCACGAGTTTGCGGATCCCGCGCGACAATTGAGTAGGTCATGCGCCGAGCATAACCCAACACGCTTCTTCATCTCATCCGCGCGGCGGCAAGGTCGGTGCGTCTCGGCCAGCTGCTCGCAACCCTGCCGGCTTGGCTCGATCCCGGCGCCCCGCGGGCAAGCTGTACCAGCGTTCAGTCCACCGATTCCGGCACGAAGCGAATGGCCGGGAGCATTACCGGACTGTACTGGCTCATCCTGATGCTGTTGTGCCGGGTATCCGTTCAGCCCCCCGTCCGCATCCTCGTCGCCCCCCGTGCCTAGGAAAATGGGTCATCGCGAGGAGCGAAGCCTTCAGCCGCGAGCGCAGCGTGGCGGGACGTGGCGATCCATAAGGCGGTGATTCAATTTGCGTCGTTTGGATTGCCGCGCTTCGCTCGCAATGACAATGACAGGCGCTTTCCTAACCCTCGCACTCGGATTTGGGAGGGGGGCTGAACGCATTCTGTGCCGGAGGTGGTCGCCACCTCTCGCGACGTCTTGCGTTCCGCGGGGGGTCATGCTCGCGCACGATCAGCCTGCAATTCCACGGTCGTGATAGGGTTCTGTCGGTGACCATGCTGCGCAAGACAGCCGAGATCGGGGGGCAGTCGCAGGAATGAATTACACGCCAGGCATGCGGGTGGAGATCCGCGATGCGGAGTGGCGGGTTCGCCACGTGGATCGCGCGACGGATGGGGGCTACCTGCTCGGTTGCGAGGGGTTGTCGGAACTAGTGCGCGGGCGCGGGGCCCGATTTCTGACCAGGCTCGAAGGCAACATCCGCATCCTCGATCCGCGCGAGACGCTGCTTACCGACGACACCTCCAGCGGCTTTCAGGCCAGCCTGCTGTACCTGGAAACCGCGTTCCGCAAGACCCCGGTCGCGGGTGAGAAGGTGTTTCTCGGCCACCGCGCCGCGCTGGACGCCTTGCCGTTCCAGCTGGATCCGGCGGTACAGGCCCTGCGCCAGCCACGTACGCGCATTCTCGTGGCTGACGCGGTCGGTCTCGGCAAGACGCTCGAAGCCGGCATCCTGGTCGCTGAGCTGATCGCCCGCGGGCGCGGCAAACGCATCCTGGTGCTGGTGGTGAAGTCGATGCTCGCGCAGTTCCAGCAGGAGTTCTGGAACCGCTTCACCATCGGGCTCACGCGTCTGGATTCGCTCGGTCTTCAGCGGGTGCGCAACCAGATCCCCGGCAACCACAACCCGTTTCATTACTTCGACCGGGCGATCATCTCGATCGACACGCTGAAGCAGGACATCGAGTACCGCCACTACCTCGAACAGGCGTACTGGGACATCATCATCATCGACGAGGTGCACAACGTTGCCGAGCGCAGCACGCACTCGCAGCGTTCCCGCCTCGCCCGGCTGCTGGCCACGCGTTCCGACACGCTGATCATGCTGTCGGCCACGCCGCACGACGGCAAGGCGCGCAGCTTCGCGAGTCTGGTGAACATGCTGGACCCTACCGCGATTCCGGACCCGGACAACTACGCGCACGAGGATTTCCGCGACAAGGGCCTGGTGATCCGCCGCTTCAAGAAGGACGTGCAGTCCCAACTCGCGCAGCACCTGCCGGAGCGCGAGATCGGCATCGAGCGCAACAGCGCCTCCGCCCCGGAAGAAGAGGCCTATGCGATGCTCGAGGCGCTGAGCTTCCATAGCCTCGACGGGCGCCGTAATACCGGCGGCAGCCAGCTCTTCCGGACCACGCTCAAGAAGGCGCTGTACTCCAGCCCCGCCGCCTGCCTGAGCACCATCGAGAATCGCATCCGTCGTCTTGAGAAACGGGAGTCATCGCAGGAGGTGGCCGCCGACCTCGACAAGCTCAACGGCCTGCATCTGGCCGTGCGCGCCATCACCCCCGATGCCTTCAGCAAATACCAGCGCCTGCTCGCGCTGCTGGGTACCGGTCCGGAGTCACTGGGCTGGAATCCAAGAGATGCCGACGACCGCCTGGTGATCTTCACCGAAAGCCTGAGGACCCTCGAGTTTCTCGAAGAACACTTGGCCAAGGATCTCGGCCTGCGTGCGAAGCAGCTCGCGATCCTGCGCGGCGATCGACCGGACCGGGAACTGATGCAGATCGTCGAGGACTTCGGCCGCCGTGAGAGCCCGGTCCGCCTGCTGCTGTGCTCGGATGTTGCCGCCGAAGGGATCAACCTGCACCACCTCGCGTATCGGCTGATCCACTTCGACGTGCCCTGGTCGCTGATGGTCTTCCAGCAGCGCAACGGCCGCATCGACCGCTACGGACAGACGCGCCGGCCACAGATCCGCTACCTGATCACCGAGTCGCGCAATCCCCGCATCCAGGACGAGCAGCGGGTGCTCGAGGTGCTGATCGAGAAGGACGAACAGGCGCAGCGCAACATCGGCGACCCGTCGGAGTTTCTCGGCGAGTACTCGGTGGAACAGGAAGAAGAACGGGTGGCGGAGTTCCTGGAGCGGGAGGAGGGCGACCTCGCTGCGCTGTTCGCCGAGTTCCTCGACATCCAGCACGAATCCAGTGCCACGCCGCTGGAACCCTTCCTGCCCGACCGTGCGCCCAGCGACACACTCGCCGAAGTGGCCGACCAACCGTTCAGCCTGTACCGCGACGATTTCCATTACGCCGCCGACGCGGTGCAATGGCTGCGGGCGAGCGGCGTGCCGATGCAGGCGGAAACCGATCGCGCCGCGCGCCGGCTGACGCTGACCGTGCCGCCGGACCTGAAACAGCGCCTGCGCCATCTACCGCCCGAGTCCCGCCCCGACGGCGACCGCTTCATCCTCACGCCGGAAGTTGCCGAGATCCAGGAAGAACTGCGCCGGCGCCGCGACGAGGACAGCCCCTGGGCGCAGCGCCAGTACCTCTGGCCGCTGCACCCGGTGATGGAATGGCTGGCCGACCGCGCGCTCGGCGCCTTCGGCCGCCACACCGCCCCGGTACTGCGTCTTCCGGGACGGCTGCAACCCGACGAGGCCGCGTTCCTCCTCCAGGGCGGCTTCCCGAACCGCCGCGGCTACCTGCTGATCCAGCGCTGGATCGGTTTCGTGCTGCGTAACGGCGAAGTGGCCGAGGAGCTGGACCCGGCGCGTTTCTTCGCCCGGCTGGGTCTGGAACCCGGGCAGGTGCCGAACCCCGGCGTGCCCGGCGACACCACGTTTCTTCAGAACCAGCTCCCGCGCGTGGTCGACCTCGCCATCCAGCGTCTGCGCGCGCACAAACACGATGTGGAGACCGTGCTCGACCAGCGCCTGAACACCCAGATGGCCGCGATGGACGCGCTGAAGCAGCGTCACGTGCAACAGCTCGAACTCGAACTCGCCCGCAGCGACCAGCCCGAAGTGTTCAAGACCCGCCGCCGCGACGAACGCCTCGCCCACATCGACCGCATCTTCCGCGACTACGAAAGCTGGCTCGAAGAAACCCAGATGACCGAACCCGACCCCTACGTCCAGGTCATCGCCGCCTTCACCGGACGGAGGGTTGCGCCATGACCTGGGCCGGCATCGTCAACGACAACGAGTTCTATTCGGAGCACTACCTCAGCGAACTCTTCCTGAACGACATCGGCGATGCGCTCGAACGCTGGCAGCAGGCCGAAACCGCCGCCCGCGAGGCCGCCAGCAAAGCCGATCAGGCCCCGCTCCCCGACCACCACCTCACCCCCTGGAACCGTCTCAACCGCCTCGCGCACGCCTACCTCCAGGACCTCTCCATCCTCGAACGCGAACGCCAGATCGAGCGCCGCGTCGAGGCCCAGCGGGAACTCGTCCGCACCCTGCTCGAAGCCCTCGGCTACCACTACCAGCCGCGCCGCCTCCCCGCCGGCGACGACGCCGAGTTCCCGGTGCTCTCCGAATACCTCGGCTCCGACGGCGCGCCGCTGCTCTGGGTCGTGCAAGCCGTGCCGCTGGAAGAACCCGACCTCGACCCCCTCGCGGTGCCGTTGCGCGCCGCGCAGTACCTCTCGCTCTCTGCCACCCCGGTGCCGAAAGCCCTGCACGCCGAAGGCGGCGGCCTGGTCGAATGGCAGACCGCGCTCGGCCGCTTCGTGCTCGCGCAGCCACGCCCGCCGCGCTGGGTATTGCTCGCGAGCCCGCGCCAGTGGGTATTGGTCGACCGCGCCAAGTTCGCGCAGGGCCGTGTGCTGCGTCTCGATTGGGTCGAACTCTTCTCGCGCCGCGAGACCGAGAGCCTGAAGGTCGGCGCCGCGCTGCTGCACCGCGAATCCCTGGTCGAACCCGGCGGCCAGCCGCTGCTCGACACGCTGGAAGAGAACGCCCACAAGCACGCCTATGGCGTTTCCGAAGACCTGAAATACGCACTGCGCGAGGCGATCGAACTGCTCGGCAACGAGGCCGCCGCGCAGCTCATCGAGCAGGCCCGCGCGCGCAAGGAGGGCATCTTCTCCGGCCAGCTCGACGCCGCGCAGCTCTCGCTGGAATGCCTGCGCTACATGTACCGGCTGCTGTTCCTGTTCTACATCGAGGCCCGCCCGGAACTCGGCTACGCGCCGATGAACGCGTCCACCTACCTGCACGGCTACAGCCTCGAACACCTTCGCGAACTCGAACTCGTCCCGCTCACCAGCAGCACCGAGCAGCAGGGCCGCTACTTCCACGACAGCCTGAACACGCTGTTCCGTCTGGTGCAGGAAGGCTATCAGCCGCACGCGAACCGCCAGCAGGACCTGCTCGCGACGAACACCGGCGCCGACGCCTTCGAGATGGCGCCGCTGCAATCGCACCTGTTCGACCCGGAGCGCACGCGGCTGCTGAACCGCGTGGTGTTCACCAACCAGACACTGCAACAGGTCATCCGCCTGATGTCGCTCTCGCGCCCAGCCCAGGGTGGCCGCGGGGGCCGGCGCCGGCGCGGCCGCATCTCCTACTCGCGGCTCGGCATCAACCAGCTCGGCGCGGTGTACGAGGCCCTGCTCTCCTACCGCGGCTTCTTCGCGCAGGAAGACCTCTTTGAGGTGAAAAGGGCAGGGGACGACAACCCGGACCCGCTCGACACCGGCTACTTCGTGAGCGCCGACGCGCTCGAGCAGTACAAGGACGACGAGCGCGTGTACGACCGCGACGAGCACGGCCACCGCGTGCTGCGCCGCCACCCGAAGGGCCGCTTCCTCTACCGCCTGGCCGGGCGCGACCGCGAGAAGTCCGCGTCGTACTACACCCCGGAAGTGCTCACCCGCAGCCTGGTCAAGTACGCGCTGAAGGAACTCTACGCCGAACAGCTCGACCCGCTGCCGGACGACGCCGCCCGCGCGGAGCGCGTGCTCGGCCTGCGCATCTGCGAACCGGCGATGGGCTCCGCGGCGTTCATCAACGAGGCGATCGACCAGCTCGCCGACAAGTACCTCGAACTCGCGCAGAGCGCCCGCGGCGAGCGCATCCCCCAGGCCGACTATGCGCGCGAGAAACAGCGCGTGAAGATGTACATCGCCGACCACAACGTCTTCGGCGTCGACCTGAACCCGGTCGCGGTCGAACTGGCCGAG is a window from the Thioalkalivibrio paradoxus ARh 1 genome containing:
- a CDS encoding Fic family protein, with the protein product MSDSKPDIKADKSPAKDTVPADRGESIGLMEPLLISESSRHRRALTDLAVELAARSAGFRRSLPPGVLTALADLVRAMNCYYSNLIEGHDTHPVDIERALKNDYSANPEKRNRQLEAKAHITVQQWIDEGGLAGDATAPDAILEIHRRFCELLPEELLWITVPDTGEKIKVTPGALRHRDVKVGHHVPVSPGALPRFMDRFAAAYTKLGRTDAILAAATAHHRLLWIHPFLDGNGRVARLMSYAMLLDTLDTGGIWSIARGLARNENGYRERLMACDAERHNDLDGRGHLSEEALAEFTRFFLTTCIDQVDFMEKLVQPERLRDRILIWAEEEIRADTLPSNSGAVLEAVLFRGELPRGDVAKLLNVGDRQARRVTSALIDHEVLASESTRAPLRLAFPARLAGRWMPGLFPEQTG
- a CDS encoding DUF1028 domain-containing protein is translated as MTYSIVARDPQTREMGVATQSQAFAVGSSVPWAMPGAGVIATQSIGEPMYGELGLDLMRSGLTAPEALDALRSIDPSPERRQVAMIDCNGALAGYTGDSCVAEAGHHVSDHCVALGNMLADRAIWTRMVEVFESSTGSLALRLVEALKAAQSLGGDVRGQRSAALLVVRAERSGRPWRDNVVDLRIDDHPDPVTELERMTRYSVRYHAAYRAFELALDGQAAAGLDLLDGSISTPHDEPELALLHATVLAKAGRVDEARQLLGQLARNAPSFIDTAHRFAAANLVDPGLFQAILPEA
- a CDS encoding DEAD/DEAH box helicase; its protein translation is MNYTPGMRVEIRDAEWRVRHVDRATDGGYLLGCEGLSELVRGRGARFLTRLEGNIRILDPRETLLTDDTSSGFQASLLYLETAFRKTPVAGEKVFLGHRAALDALPFQLDPAVQALRQPRTRILVADAVGLGKTLEAGILVAELIARGRGKRILVLVVKSMLAQFQQEFWNRFTIGLTRLDSLGLQRVRNQIPGNHNPFHYFDRAIISIDTLKQDIEYRHYLEQAYWDIIIIDEVHNVAERSTHSQRSRLARLLATRSDTLIMLSATPHDGKARSFASLVNMLDPTAIPDPDNYAHEDFRDKGLVIRRFKKDVQSQLAQHLPEREIGIERNSASAPEEEAYAMLEALSFHSLDGRRNTGGSQLFRTTLKKALYSSPAACLSTIENRIRRLEKRESSQEVAADLDKLNGLHLAVRAITPDAFSKYQRLLALLGTGPESLGWNPRDADDRLVIFTESLRTLEFLEEHLAKDLGLRAKQLAILRGDRPDRELMQIVEDFGRRESPVRLLLCSDVAAEGINLHHLAYRLIHFDVPWSLMVFQQRNGRIDRYGQTRRPQIRYLITESRNPRIQDEQRVLEVLIEKDEQAQRNIGDPSEFLGEYSVEQEEERVAEFLEREEGDLAALFAEFLDIQHESSATPLEPFLPDRAPSDTLAEVADQPFSLYRDDFHYAADAVQWLRASGVPMQAETDRAARRLTLTVPPDLKQRLRHLPPESRPDGDRFILTPEVAEIQEELRRRRDEDSPWAQRQYLWPLHPVMEWLADRALGAFGRHTAPVLRLPGRLQPDEAAFLLQGGFPNRRGYLLIQRWIGFVLRNGEVAEELDPARFFARLGLEPGQVPNPGVPGDTTFLQNQLPRVVDLAIQRLRAHKHDVETVLDQRLNTQMAAMDALKQRHVQQLELELARSDQPEVFKTRRRDERLAHIDRIFRDYESWLEETQMTEPDPYVQVIAAFTGRRVAP